A portion of the Daphnia magna isolate NIES linkage group LG4, ASM2063170v1.1, whole genome shotgun sequence genome contains these proteins:
- the LOC116920755 gene encoding putative methyltransferase DDB_G0268948 has protein sequence MKNCSWMATERFFEGVQHAKNYATFRPRPSEQLTERIVAYLKEKYEGQLDLCVDVGCGNGQCSTPFAHHFHKVLATDVSSAQIQVANALVHPVNVEFRNCTAESIPATAGSTQLVNASTAAHWFDLPVFFQEANRVLCSNGVIALSSYGLASHVFIHPAKSAELHQALVHFYCERLGSFWGTGNRHVYHEYANIIVPFAEITREEFWTEEVSTTLAEIAALLETAGPYQNYCRSKSDDAAGRELLDEFITNCQRVLETQKQPERLKLKWKRKYFLIMGRKP, from the exons ATGAAAAATTGTTCCTGGATGGCAACCGAAAGATTTTTCGAAGGAGTTCAACACGCAAAGAATTATGCCACATTCAGACCACGCCCATCTGAGCAACTCACTGAAAGAATCGTGGCCTATTTGAAAGAGAAG TATGAAGGCCAGCTGGATCTTTGTGTTGACGTGGGGTGCGGCAACGGCCAATGTAGCACACCGTTTGCCCATCATTTTCACAAAGTGTTGGCTACAGATGTCAGCAGTGCTCAGATTCAAGTGGCAAATGCCCTCGTTCATCCCGTCAATGTCGAGTTTCG AAATTGTACGGCTGAAAGTATTCCAGCAACGGCAGGAAGCACGCAACTAGTCAACGCGTCCACGGCAGCTCACTGGTTCGATCTCCCAGTTTTCTTTCAAGAGGCTAATCGAGTGTTATGCTCAAATGGAGTTATAGCACTCTCATCGTATGGATTAGCCAGCCATGTTTTCATTCATCCCGCAAAATCAGCTGAACTTCATCAAGCTTTAGTTCAT TTCTACTGTGAAAGGCTAGGCTCGTTTTGGGGCACTGGCAATCGACacgtataccatgagtatgcCAATATCATTGTTCCTTTTGCTGAAATCACGAG GGAAGAATTTTGGACGGAAGAGGTATCAACAACTCTAGCCGAGATTGCAGCTCTGCTGGAAACAGCTGGACCGTATCAAAATTACTGTAGGAGTAAAAGCGATGATGCAGCTGGACGCGAGCTCCTTGATGAGTTTATTACGAA CTGTCAACGAGTTCTCGAAACACAGAAGCAGCCGGAAAGGTTAAAGCTCAAGTGGAAacgaaaatattttctaaTCATGGGACGTAAACCGTAA